In a genomic window of Pedobacter sp. KBS0701:
- a CDS encoding zeta toxin family protein → MDYSNPTLLVISGPNGAGKSTYIQSMLPVEFEGIWSFNRDEVRVQFETQLIEEGIPKTDRLKKATAMMEAKLVSEMKSAIVGQQHFVLETPLSDPYYWTYLNLFEDSGYHIQINYLCLNTIEHCKARVQQRVSEGGHAVSPETIKGVYNMNLVHIDSQMASFKRLEFYDGTIIPIMLCAIEDNQVEYFSPEALKKKWIKNGLPSLYKMLRDAKA, encoded by the coding sequence ATGGATTATTCTAATCCAACACTCTTGGTTATTTCGGGTCCAAATGGAGCAGGTAAATCTACCTATATTCAAAGTATGCTTCCTGTAGAATTTGAAGGAATATGGTCTTTTAACAGAGATGAAGTTCGCGTTCAGTTCGAAACCCAACTTATAGAAGAAGGAATTCCTAAAACAGATAGATTAAAAAAAGCCACAGCAATGATGGAGGCGAAACTGGTTAGTGAAATGAAAAGTGCAATCGTTGGGCAACAACATTTTGTGCTGGAAACTCCTCTGTCTGATCCATACTACTGGACTTATTTAAATTTATTTGAGGATTCCGGTTATCATATTCAAATTAATTATTTATGCCTGAATACAATCGAGCATTGTAAGGCAAGAGTTCAGCAAAGGGTTTCAGAAGGTGGACATGCCGTTTCTCCTGAAACAATAAAGGGAGTTTATAATATGAATCTAGTTCATATAGATAGTCAAATGGCTAGTTTTAAGAGGTTAGAATTTTACGATGGGACTATTATTCCAATCATGCTATGTGCCATTGAAGATAACCAGGTAGAATATTTCTCTCCCGAAGCTTTAAAAAAGAAATGGATAAAAAATGGGCTTCCATCGCTTTATAAAATGTTAAGGGATGCAAAGGCCTAA
- the ligA gene encoding NAD-dependent DNA ligase LigA has translation MPLTAIKEEMDALVAELNQHNYNYYVLAMPTIGDYEFDKKLKHLAGLEKANPDFADPNSPTQRVGGDITKNFITVNHKYPMLSLGNTYNEQDLRDFDERIRKAIGDNFQYVCELKFDGLSISLTYENGKLLRAVTRGDGTKGDDVTNNIKTIHTIPHQIKSTVAPDHFEIRGEIFMHKAAFLRLNAAREELGEIPYANPRNFASGTIKMQDSKEVAKRPLDGFIYFLYTDKNEFKTHWESLNAVKDWGFHVCEHNRLVSDIDAVLEFIHHWENERFKLSYDIDGIVIKVNSYAQQQELGFTSKSPRWAISYKYKAAEVETVLEKVTYQVGRTGAVTPVANLKPVLLAGTTVKRATLHNANEIDRLDLHEGDTVYVEKGGEIIPKIIIVNLDKRLPGATKVQYLHNCPECGTELIRREGEAVHYCPNDEGCPPQIVGKIQHFISRKAMNIDGLGDETIETFYKHGLVNHISDLYTLYQKSDQLKNLDRFGERSIENMLTGIEKSKEMPFEKVLFGLGIRYVGETVARKTAAGVKNIDNLAKATVEELIAIDEIGQRIAESIVEYFGKSEHLKQVELLKLAGLQFEIEEKVITLDSDRLIGKTFVISGVFENFSRDELKDMIEANGGKMLSSISGKLNYLVAGDNMGPSKLEKANKLNVPIISDAELLEMIK, from the coding sequence ATGCCTTTAACTGCAATAAAAGAAGAAATGGATGCCCTGGTGGCCGAATTAAACCAGCACAATTATAACTATTATGTGCTGGCTATGCCCACCATTGGAGATTATGAGTTTGATAAAAAATTAAAACACCTCGCCGGGCTAGAAAAAGCAAATCCTGATTTTGCCGATCCGAATTCGCCTACACAGCGTGTTGGTGGCGATATTACCAAAAACTTTATTACCGTAAACCATAAATACCCCATGTTATCATTGGGGAATACCTATAATGAGCAAGATCTCCGTGATTTTGACGAACGCATCCGTAAAGCCATTGGCGATAATTTCCAATATGTTTGTGAGCTAAAATTTGATGGCCTTTCTATCAGTCTTACTTACGAAAATGGCAAGCTTTTACGTGCGGTTACCCGTGGTGATGGCACCAAAGGCGACGATGTAACCAATAATATAAAAACCATCCATACCATTCCACACCAGATCAAATCGACCGTTGCCCCTGACCATTTCGAAATCCGTGGGGAGATTTTTATGCACAAAGCGGCATTTTTACGCTTAAATGCTGCTCGTGAAGAACTTGGTGAGATCCCTTATGCAAATCCCAGAAATTTTGCTTCGGGCACCATAAAAATGCAGGATAGCAAGGAAGTTGCAAAACGGCCTTTGGATGGTTTTATTTATTTCCTGTACACCGATAAAAACGAATTCAAAACTCATTGGGAAAGTTTAAATGCTGTAAAAGATTGGGGTTTCCATGTTTGTGAACATAACCGACTGGTTTCTGATATCGATGCAGTTCTGGAATTTATCCACCATTGGGAAAACGAACGTTTTAAATTAAGTTACGATATTGATGGTATTGTGATTAAGGTAAACAGTTATGCACAACAACAGGAATTGGGGTTTACGTCTAAATCACCACGCTGGGCCATTTCATATAAATACAAAGCAGCAGAGGTTGAAACTGTTTTAGAAAAAGTAACCTATCAGGTAGGCAGAACCGGTGCAGTTACGCCGGTTGCCAACTTAAAACCTGTTTTATTGGCCGGTACTACGGTTAAACGTGCTACATTGCACAATGCGAACGAAATAGATCGTTTAGATTTACATGAAGGTGATACCGTTTATGTAGAAAAAGGTGGTGAGATTATTCCAAAAATTATCATAGTAAATTTAGATAAGCGATTGCCCGGCGCTACAAAGGTTCAATATTTACACAATTGTCCCGAATGTGGAACAGAATTGATCAGGAGAGAAGGAGAAGCAGTGCACTACTGTCCTAATGATGAAGGTTGTCCGCCGCAGATTGTTGGAAAAATTCAGCACTTTATCTCGCGCAAGGCCATGAATATTGATGGACTCGGCGATGAAACCATCGAAACCTTTTACAAACATGGGCTTGTAAATCATATTAGTGATTTATATACTTTGTATCAAAAATCGGATCAGCTCAAAAACTTAGACCGTTTTGGAGAACGTTCGATAGAAAACATGCTTACCGGAATCGAAAAATCGAAGGAAATGCCTTTCGAAAAAGTGCTTTTCGGCCTGGGCATCCGTTATGTAGGCGAAACAGTAGCAAGAAAAACTGCCGCTGGTGTAAAAAATATCGACAATCTTGCTAAGGCTACCGTAGAGGAATTAATCGCCATTGATGAGATCGGACAGCGCATTGCGGAGAGTATTGTTGAGTATTTTGGAAAATCTGAGCATTTAAAGCAGGTAGAATTATTAAAATTAGCAGGATTACAGTTTGAAATTGAAGAAAAGGTAATTACGCTGGATAGTGATAGACTTATTGGAAAAACATTCGTAATTTCGGGCGTTTTTGAAAACTTTAGCCGCGATGAGCTCAAAGATATGATTGAGGCCAATGGAGGAAAGATGCTGAGCAGCATTTCGGGCAAATTGAATTACCTCGTAGCAGGCGATAATATGGGTCCATCGAAACTGGAAAAGGCAAATAAACTAAACGTTCCGATCATCAGCGATGCTGAGCTTTTGGAAATGATAAAATGA
- the tyrS gene encoding tyrosine--tRNA ligase: MTNFVEELRWRGMLHDIMPNTEEKLNEGMTSGYIGFDPTADSLHVGHLTQIMTLIHFQNAGHKPFALVGGATGMVGDPSGKSDERNLQTPEMIEHNLKGMKKQLAKFLKFEEGGNGAVMVNNADWFKDMNLFTFIRDVGKHITVNYMMAKDSVKRRLEGDSGLSFTEFCYQLIQGYDFYHLWKNENCLVQMGGSDQWGNIVTGTELIRRKDAGTAYAITTQLIKKADGTKFGKTESGAVWLDPEKTSPYKFYQFWLNASDDDVKKWIRIFTLKNKEEIEALEKEHDAAPHLRILQKALAEDITIKTHSVEALEAAIKTSEFLFGNGTLEFLKSLTEKQVSEMFEGIPQFNISKSELNIGIDAATLLAEKSTIFPSKGEAKKTIQGGGVSVNKEKVAEMAQIFNTDHLINDKFIVVQKGRRNYFLLIAE, from the coding sequence ATGACGAATTTTGTTGAAGAGTTAAGATGGCGTGGCATGCTGCATGATATTATGCCGAATACTGAAGAAAAGTTAAACGAGGGTATGACTTCCGGTTATATCGGTTTCGACCCTACTGCAGATTCGTTGCACGTTGGTCACTTAACGCAGATCATGACCCTGATTCATTTTCAAAATGCTGGTCACAAGCCGTTTGCTTTGGTTGGCGGAGCTACGGGTATGGTGGGCGATCCGTCAGGAAAATCTGATGAACGTAACCTTCAGACACCTGAAATGATTGAGCACAACCTGAAAGGAATGAAGAAGCAATTGGCTAAATTCTTAAAATTTGAGGAAGGCGGAAACGGTGCAGTAATGGTTAATAATGCCGATTGGTTTAAGGATATGAATCTTTTTACCTTTATCAGGGATGTTGGTAAACACATTACTGTGAACTACATGATGGCAAAGGATAGTGTTAAAAGACGTTTGGAAGGTGATTCTGGTCTGTCTTTTACTGAGTTCTGTTACCAGTTGATTCAGGGTTACGATTTCTATCATTTATGGAAAAATGAAAACTGTTTGGTGCAGATGGGCGGATCTGATCAATGGGGCAATATTGTTACCGGCACCGAACTGATCAGAAGGAAAGACGCTGGTACAGCTTATGCCATTACTACACAGCTGATTAAAAAGGCAGACGGAACCAAATTCGGCAAAACCGAAAGTGGTGCAGTTTGGCTGGATCCGGAAAAAACTTCTCCATATAAATTCTACCAGTTTTGGTTAAATGCATCAGATGATGATGTGAAAAAATGGATCCGTATTTTTACGCTTAAAAATAAAGAAGAAATTGAGGCTTTGGAAAAGGAACATGATGCCGCACCGCATTTGCGTATCCTTCAAAAAGCTTTAGCTGAAGATATCACCATAAAAACCCACTCAGTAGAAGCTTTGGAAGCTGCCATTAAAACATCTGAGTTTTTATTTGGAAACGGTACACTTGAATTCTTGAAAAGCCTAACAGAAAAGCAAGTATCAGAGATGTTCGAAGGTATTCCTCAGTTTAACATTTCGAAATCAGAACTAAATATTGGAATTGATGCTGCAACTTTACTGGCAGAAAAATCGACCATTTTTCCATCAAAGGGAGAGGCTAAGAAAACCATTCAGGGAGGCGGAGTTTCTGTAAACAAAGAAAAGGTAGCTGAAATGGCCCAAATATTCAATACAGATCATTTAATAAACGATAAGTTTATCGTAGTACAAAAAGGAAGAAGAAATTACTTCCTTTTAATTGCAGAATAA
- a CDS encoding ACP phosphodiesterase: MNFLSHYYFDRTNNDAHVVMGTVLPDLIKNAAKEANLYPQKNEFLFKGNPDEENLLLGWKRHLAVDLLFHSSNFFLEKTTELKQLIKPIVENTAVRPSFLAHIGLELLLDHLLVEHNLIQVNHFYDKLSSVKKESLSDFLEHCNLKNPEVFFIFLEKFISSKYLLSYQKLENISYALNRICMRLWPETLNENQLQSLTFELGIYKTVLEKDYMHIFEEIEGKLA; encoded by the coding sequence ATGAACTTTTTATCCCATTATTATTTCGACCGGACAAATAATGATGCCCATGTGGTAATGGGAACGGTTTTGCCAGATCTGATTAAAAATGCAGCAAAAGAGGCGAATTTATACCCCCAGAAGAATGAATTCCTGTTTAAAGGAAACCCAGATGAAGAAAATCTGTTGCTTGGCTGGAAAAGACATTTAGCGGTCGACCTGCTTTTTCATTCCTCGAATTTCTTCCTGGAGAAAACCACCGAACTTAAACAACTCATTAAGCCCATTGTAGAAAATACCGCTGTGCGTCCTTCTTTTCTTGCCCACATCGGCCTGGAACTTTTGTTAGATCATTTATTGGTTGAACATAACTTAATCCAGGTAAACCATTTTTATGACAAGCTGAGTTCGGTAAAAAAAGAATCATTAAGTGATTTCCTTGAACACTGTAACCTTAAAAACCCTGAGGTATTTTTTATTTTTTTGGAAAAGTTTATCAGCAGCAAGTACCTGCTGAGTTATCAAAAACTCGAAAATATCAGCTATGCGCTGAACAGAATCTGCATGCGTTTATGGCCCGAAACATTGAACGAAAATCAACTTCAGTCACTTACTTTTGAACTTGGGATTTATAAAACCGTCCTAGAAAAAGATTACATGCATATTTTTGAGGAGATTGAGGGGAAGTTGGCTTAA
- a CDS encoding DUF4870 domain-containing protein, translating to MKLKIRDLFIGLEFKIEREVEIPEEILIKRIIQELRKLDYEVVDRTEKKILFGERWHGGPYITKQSDWDRVNNGSFEIIGAGEKQSLKFQFSVSIFGIMLGILMLVGLSFVAHYFILPFVLCFVVLNIQRAIDLKNKVHQIFNAVTRPEVN from the coding sequence ATGAAATTAAAGATAAGAGATCTATTCATTGGGCTCGAATTTAAAATTGAACGGGAAGTTGAAATCCCGGAAGAAATTCTAATAAAACGTATCATCCAGGAATTAAGAAAACTGGATTATGAAGTTGTTGACCGAACGGAGAAAAAAATCTTGTTCGGAGAAAGATGGCATGGCGGTCCATATATTACCAAACAATCCGATTGGGATAGGGTAAATAATGGAAGTTTCGAAATTATCGGGGCTGGCGAAAAACAAAGTTTAAAATTTCAATTTTCGGTATCCATATTTGGTATCATGCTAGGCATTTTAATGCTCGTTGGATTGTCTTTTGTTGCGCACTACTTCATTTTGCCTTTTGTACTTTGTTTTGTTGTCTTGAACATACAAAGAGCTATTGATCTAAAAAATAAAGTTCACCAAATCTTTAATGCAGTTACCCGACCAGAAGTAAATTGA